From the genome of Candidatus Hydrogenedentota bacterium:
GTGAACAATCCCGCCGCGGGGCTCAGCCTGGATGCGCTGAACGGTCAAGGTTACCCGGTGACGATCTTCAGCGGTTCGGCCACCTTCCACAACTTCGGTGAATTCAATGGCATCACCGTGAACGTCACGGTGGCGAGCGGATCCACCGGCGCCACACTGCCCGCGAACTTTGATAACTTCGGCGGCCGCGTGGTCCTCAATCCGGCCACCGTCATCCCGGCCGTAGGCACGGGCCTCGACGCGGGTATGATTCCCGGCGATCACTACACCGTCATCGGCGGGACGATTTCCATCCCCGATGTCACCATTGGATCGTGGCGTGTGGACTACTACAGTCTGGCCCAGGACGGCACCTACCGGTGGCGAGGCACCCAGGACGTGGAGGTGACGGGTGAAGAACCGGAGATTGATGTGATGATATTTATTGAGTGATAGTCAATTGACGAAACATTTCTCGAAAAATTCGGTAATGGCGTCTCACACCGCAGTGGAATGGGTCTTATAGGTCGTATAGGTCCTATGGGTCAATATGAACCCAGGCGATAAGACCCATAAGACCCATAAGACCCATAAGACCCATAAGACCCATAAGACCCATAAGACCCATAAGACCCATAAGACCCTTTGACCATCCCAACCGCGGGGGAAACCATGGCACTGATAGAAATCGAAAACCTGGAAGTTCGCTACGGTGATTTCCAGGCCCTCAATGGCGTGACCTGCGCCATCGAAGAGGGCGTGGCCGTGGGCCTTCTGGGCCCCAATGGCGCGGGTAAGAGCACGCTGATGAAGACCCTCCTGGGCTTCAATCGCGCCTCGGCCGGCTCGGTCAAGATCCTGGGCCACGAAATGCCCCAGAGCGCGCTGCGGGTGCGACAGGAGCTGGGCTACATGCCCGAGCGCGAGGTGGTCAGCCCCAAAGTCAGCGCGGTCTCCTTCCTGACCTACGTGGGCCGGCTCTTTGGCATGATCCGCGTGGACGCCATGGAGCGGACCCATGAAGTGTTGAATTATGTGGGCCTGGGGGAAAACCGCTATCGCAAGATGGAGACCTACTCGACCGGAATGCTCCAGCGTGTAAAACTGGCCCAGGCCCTCATCCACGATCCGCGACTCCTCCTGCTGGACGAACCCACCAACGGCCTCGATCCCGAGGGACGGCAGGAGATGCTGGATCTGATTGCGGATATCGGCCGGAACCGCAAGGTCACCGTAGTGCTCTCCTCCCATCTCATGCCCGACGTGCAGCATGTGTGCGAGCGGGTCATCATGGTGCAACATGGCCGCATCGTGGAAGACGGGACCATCAAAGAATTGACCGCGCCCCGGGAGAACCAGTACGAGGTGCAGGTAAACGGCGGCATGGAGAGCTTTCTGGAAGCTCTGGGAAAGCGGGGCGGCCAGTGCATCCGCCATAAGGACGACCTGATGCTCCTCCAGGTGCCCGAGGGCCACGGTAACGAAGTGCTCTTCCTGGCGGCGCAGGAGGCGAGCACGCAGATCCGCCGCATCGAGCCCGCCAAGAGCAGCCTGGCGGAAGTTTTCATGAAAGCCATGAGCGCGCCCGCGCCGACCGACAAGGACGCCGCCTAGATGCCCGTGTATACCCGCACTTACCGTCACTACGACGGCGAATTCAGGCGCCACGCCCGGTGGGCCCTCATCGTGGAGCAGGAACTGCGTATCCTGGCCAAGACCAAGATCTTCATGTTTCTGTGCCTCTGCGCATTCCTCCACTTTCTCATACGCCTCCTCCAGGTTGTGTCCTACGACATCATCATGCAGGACCCGAACCATCCCGCGGCCGCCATGTTGCAGCAGGCCCAGTTCATCGTGGTGAAGGAGGAGAGTTTCTTCGATTTCCTCCGTTTCCAGGCCCCGCTGGTCCTGCTGACCTGCCTTTACGCGGGTTCCGGCATGATCTGTAACGATTTCCGCAACAATCTCATGGAAGTCTATTTCTCAAAACCCATCACCTGGCGGGACTACGCCCTGGGTAAGGTGCTCAGCCTCATCCTGATCGGCCTGGCCTTCACCGCGCTGCCGGGCGTGTCGCTGGTCGTCCTGCACAACATGCTGGCCCCAAGTTGGGA
Proteins encoded in this window:
- a CDS encoding ABC transporter ATP-binding protein codes for the protein MALIEIENLEVRYGDFQALNGVTCAIEEGVAVGLLGPNGAGKSTLMKTLLGFNRASAGSVKILGHEMPQSALRVRQELGYMPEREVVSPKVSAVSFLTYVGRLFGMIRVDAMERTHEVLNYVGLGENRYRKMETYSTGMLQRVKLAQALIHDPRLLLLDEPTNGLDPEGRQEMLDLIADIGRNRKVTVVLSSHLMPDVQHVCERVIMVQHGRIVEDGTIKELTAPRENQYEVQVNGGMESFLEALGKRGGQCIRHKDDLMLLQVPEGHGNEVLFLAAQEASTQIRRIEPAKSSLAEVFMKAMSAPAPTDKDAA
- a CDS encoding ABC transporter permease subunit codes for the protein MPVYTRTYRHYDGEFRRHARWALIVEQELRILAKTKIFMFLCLCAFLHFLIRLLQVVSYDIIMQDPNHPAAAMLQQAQFIVVKEESFFDFLRFQAPLVLLTCLYAGSGMICNDFRNNLMEVYFSKPITWRDYALGKVLSLILIGLAFTALPGVSLVVLHNMLAPSWETFTETFWWPLEVTGFSLVLVVPCALGVLACSALLQSQNYAAIAVFMVIVANGVLGGLLAAFLRDENYLVLSFPLALNRVGQAIFNQQHLIFALHWGWSMLYIILVSLACAGIIFRRVRRAECAL